TGCCCTTGAATCACCAAGGTTAGCTATCATGAGGTCATCTCCCTGAAGAAATCAAGTGAGCTCGAgcttatcaaataattagggtTTATAGGGTTTAAAAGGTGGCAatagacaaaacaaaataattcgTTCATGGTCCAATCGTACCActcaaaagttcaaaacctaATGTTACGTtagaggaaacaaaaaaaaaatgtacctGAGTAATAGCAACAACAGCTGTAGAGCCACTGAAAGAGCAATTAAAGACTTGGAGCATAAGCTCTCTGTCAATGAGTCTGAATGCGTTAAAACAAGCTTTCTCCCATTTGAgagcttcatcttcttcacaagCATGAGGTTCTTCGTTCAGCTCCTTCTTTAGTGTTAACAGAAGTGATGGTAATCTATTCCTCGCCATTTTACTCACCATGTGCCCATTTTTCCCGTGTCCATCAAACACTCCACATAGCTCTGCTTCCTCCGTTCCATATCCCTAAGGACTTAACAAGTTAGCTTATACCAATctaatcaatttaatataattaactcCATAAATATTAGAAACTCACATATACAAACAGTTAATCTAGGCATCGATTTGATTGCGTGTTtccatttacatttttttattttacatatattagtATCTTAAACAGCTTCTTATAAGAGACTTCTTATGACCTAAAAGCAAATAAACACTTTACAAAAAGTGAGAAGAAtgaatttttaatgaaaatgaaaggATTTCAAGAATATTCTCGCATGTAAATACAAACAGATAAATTTTGTAATGATCTTGAAACAGTCAAGGCAGATCATCGATCTTGATTATTGGTACGAAATGAAACAAATATTGGTTTGTCATCTACCCTAGAACCTTGTTGGTCGTCAtctaaaataatgatttatagaACAAAAGAGAAGGAATATAGAAACaggaaaataacaaaatttcaagaTGAAGTACCAGATAAAGAATAGCATTATCTTGGTTAATCGCTTTGGTTCCTTGTATAGAGCAGACAGAACCGGGTCGATGAACCGGACGGTAGTGATCTAAACCGAACTCATCTCCATAACACACCACCGCATTTCCATCACCGTGTTCATTTTCCTCATGAAtctctgatgaagaagaaggcaaCGAGAAGCAATGACCCATATCCTCACCAAAGTCGCACACAAATTTACTTggaagaagaaaatattttctttatgttAAGCTTTGATTAGACGACCTGTTCAAGAACTTATATAATGTGAAAAGCCGTTTCTTGAAGCTGGTGCTTAGCTATTAAAGATTCatactattattttattgatagtGTTTTCTTACTGCAATTTAATAACCatattattatagtatattgaATTTTATAAGATAACATTATTACTGTATGCGTGGCACCAACTTGAGTTTTAAGCTTCAGTGAACTGAATTATATATAGATGTATATGCGTTGacttatatttaatatttgctTGCATAGAGAATCATGTTGCCCGAGTCTGGCTTGAAAGGGCAAGTTCTGCCGTTTAACAGGGGATTCTACTTCTGGAGATCATACCCTTATAAGAACATGCTTGATGTGTATGCTACcgaatatattaataattaatatagttAACCACCTTATAATACATATGAATTATCAAGGAACTTTGAGAATTTGTATCAATAATATGGTCAACTTATATGAAGAGAACACCCGCTTGGCTTATTGGCTACTACCAATATTTATGAGTTTTGACTATAATTTTTGATAGACACAAAATGACTTGTGAAAGATACCAACTCGGAGTTTTCCAAGTCCAATAATGGCAAAGGTTCATAACTTGGTCATCTATATCCGTATCCAGTTGTTATTGACTTATTCAAGTGGCAATTGTTCAGCCACGTAGCTCAATCTTAGAATCAAGAAAACTAAACGTgtgaatgcaaaaaaaaaaatcaaatagatgtcggttaagaaccggttcggtttgggttgtATTCAAAAGCGGAAGACTAAACAACCACTTTGTTAACCAAAACGTTGTCGTTTTCAACTGTTTTGTTCTTTCTGGGCCATACAAGGGGAAATGTATAAACTTTGACTTAAGAACACGTTTCATCTGCTTCCAATGGAAAAGTCTTGATCTTTGCATTCACCTAACCAACCTTCTTCGCATCTTCCCCCAACTTCAAAAAGATCTCTCCTTTTTAAAAAGGGTTAATCAAAAACCTAAACCCACAACCCAATTCGATCTCTCTCTTGCAATTCGATTTGAAAACTGTATGGAGGCGACGGCGTTATCATCTGGGCTTCGTCCTCTTCCCAACCCTAACGGTTACAGACTCTCAAGGTTTGCAGATCCTCAATTCGATTTTGGGTTTTAGCTCGATTAGATTAGAACAATGGAATGACGATTGTATTGTTTACAGGTCATGTTCTCAGAGAAAGTCTCTGCCTTTAGCTCGATTCCATTCAAAGGAGACACCTTTCAAAAAACCTCAAGGGTTGAGTTTCAAGACGAACGTGTTCGAGCAAGCGCATCATCCTGTAGCTGGAGACCTCTCTTACGATGACACTACACGTTCTAGTGTTGCTGAGGATAAGATCGGTGTCTTGCTTTTGAACCTAGGTGGGCCTGAGACGCTTAACGACGTGCAGCCTTTCTTGTATAATCTGTTTGCAGACCCGGTGAGAATCTCTATAGGCTTTGGAGTTGTTTTGGAGTGTTGGTTTTTTGCTGAAATGTGgcttgtttgtttgtgttgcaGGATATTATACGGCTTCCTAGACCGTTTCAGTTTCTCCAAGGGGCTATAGCCAAGTTCATATCTGTGGTTCGCGCTCCTAAGTCGAAAGAAGGGTATGCTGCTATTGGTGGGGGATCTCCTTTGCGTAAGATTACTGATGAGCAAGCGGATGCTATTCGGTTGGCGTTGCAAGCTAAGAACGTTTCTGCTGATGTCTATGTTGGGATGCGGTATTGGTTTCCTTTCACTGAAGAGGCGGTTCAGCAGGTGATTCTACATTTTAATGTTCTTTTGCTCTTAGTTTTAATGCGAGTAATGTGTATCATAACGAGTTAATTACGTTTGTAATCAGATTAAGAAGGATAAGATTACGAGACTTGTTGTACTACCGTTGTACCCTCAGTATTCTATCTCCACGACTGGCTCAAGCGTCCGCGTTCTCCAAGACTTATTCAGGTTTGTGTAATCCACATAAGCGTATTGTTTTAGTTGCATGAGCGGCCTCTTAACATGAAATTATCATCTTTCAGGAAAGATCCATACCTAGCTAGAGTGCCAGTTGCTATTATAGAGTCCTGGTACCAGAGAAGAGGCTATGTCAATTCCATGGCTGACCTCATTCAGAAGGAGCTTCAAACTTTCTCTGATCCTAAGGAGGTACAGTTTATTTATCCTCGTTGGTTTTACATTTATAGTCTGAACTCTGGTTTTAATTGGTGTCTTGTCTGTATGATTTAGGTTATGGTGTTCTTCAGTGCCCATGGTGTTCCAGTTAGCTATGTAGAGAACTCTGGAGATCCATACCAGAAACAGATGGAAGAGTGCATTGACTTGATAATGGAAGAGCTCAAATCCAGAGGGGTTCAAAACAACCATATATTGGCGTACCAGGTTTGGTCATTATCATCCGTTCGTTATATAAGCTGCTTGTTTGTACATTACCTCTTTATCTCAAGCCCTGTAATTGATCTTTTGCAGAGTCGTGTTGGGCCTGTTCAATGGCTGAAGCCATACACTGATGAGGTTCTTGTCGACCTTGGTAAGAATGGTGTCAAGAGTCTACTAGCCGTTCCAGTCAGGTAAGagaacatataataaaaagtagAAGCTGTCTCTTTTGGTTCTATGGTTATTGACCATTTTTGGCTTTCTTGTCTTTTGGATATCAGTTTTGTGAGTGAGCACATTGAGACGCTTGAAGAGATAGACATGGAGTACAGGGAGCTAGCTTTGGAGTCAGGGATAGAGAACTGGGGGCGTGTCCCGGCGCTAGGTCTGACGCCATCCTTCATCACCGACTTGGCTGATGCAGTGATAGAGTCGCTTCCTTCAGCAGAAGCAATGGTGAACCCAAGCGCTGGTGTCTCAGAAGATAGCGAGTCATCAGACGCTTTCGGTTACATTATGAAGATGTTCTTCGGCTCGGTTCTAGCCTTCCTACTGCTTCTCTCTCCAAAGATGTTCCATGCATTCCGCAACCATCTTATCTAAGAAGAAAACATATTGAGAATCTCTGGATGAATAGTTggttttgtgttgttttttttttgtttgttggagAAATGTCTTCGTCAAGTGTAATGTATGTAGTCCAATCTATTGAAGTACTAGCACACCATCTCTAGTGAGATGATGTGGTTGAGTAGTTCAATACATTGGACTACATATATTACTTTTGATCAAGATGTAAACTAGGTAAGGGAAATAATGAGGGAAGAGACAggatttattttggtttttagctATGAACATAGTGCTGCTACGTTCCTCCTAGAGATGAGGTAAAGGAATATAATCTAttagttattttggttttctaaAAGCAAATTGTCAAATGCATTCTTTTGCTTATTAATCAGAAGTTAATTGTGCATTTTTCACCATAAGAAAGCTGCAAAAATCATCACTATATGTTGTTTTTGGAATGAAAAAGAACACATTACACACAAGACAAGACGGGTTATGTATTCACATGTATACAACGCATAGAAGCTCTAGCATAGCTGCTTTGGCTCTTGAGAACAGTTCACGTGGAAGCTGAGTCCAGTTGTGTCTTGATTAACCCTTGACGTGAGAGATTCTCTATGGAATCCGCAATAACTCTGGCGTTGGACTTCATGTACCCGCCTGCACATAAGTTGATGTAAGCTGTTATAAACACATTACTCAAAAGGCATGCATTTTGGTTATGTTGGTGTTTAGTTTCTCACCTGAAGTCAGCATCACAACAGGaatctctctctcccttgcaACTCTGAACACTTTCTCGTCTCTACTTGTTATACCATCAGGGCTTATCTGCACCAGGAGTGTCACCAAGTTAGAGACATTCTGCTCAAACAGAAAGATGATGATAACCTTTAGTGTATAGCTTGCCTTTAGAAGCCCCAGAGGGTCTCCGTCTAAGATATCGGTTCCAGCATTGTAAACTACCATCTCTGGTTGGAAGTTTCGGAAAGCAACCTGAGGAGTTAATAGCAACCATCATAAGTTTATCTCTTAAGATCCCTAAAAGATAACTACTACTAATCATGCCTTTTAGAGGAACCAAGTTTCTAACTACTTTCAGCTTCATATAGCTACCATGATCCTAACCTATCGTCACCAACAAACAAGAGACTAAAGGATGCATACCTCAAGCGCTTTATCTAGTTTCCTCAAATACTCATCAGTGCTGGTCCCGCTCTGTCATACAAAGGACAACATAACTATATAACATAATAATGCGACAACAAATgacaagagagaagaaatgcTTTGCTTACCATCACTTCAACCTTCTGATCGATAAATCTTCTAGCACTATAATcctggaaacaaaaaaaaaacacaaaagccATAAGACTGAAACTGCACTAAGAGGAATGTAAAATAAATGACTTGCAAAGAGCAAAGTTCCAAGAATGTTAGCTTACGTAAGGGTATATCTCAGGATTGTACATATCCAGAATGTAAACACGACCTgcacaccaaaaaaaaactgttatcaACATACCAAACACAAGTAAACCAAAGGATCattaaatacaaaacaaaaaagtttcaCATACTATCATCGCCAAGATCTGTTTCATGGCCATTCCCTTGATGAGCATCAAGATCTATTATCATAACCCTGTCCGAGTTTTAACAATGTCAAGAACATAAAAGAGTTAATTACATTTGTTAGCTATTAGAGAAGATGTAGTTACCTGGAGATGCTTAGACGAAGAAAAGCAAAGTGAATACAAAGAGAGATATCAGCAAAAGCACAAAACCCGCCTCCTCTTTCAGCAGTACAATGATGAAAACCTCCTCCTACGTTTATTGCCCATCCACGTTCCACTGCAAGTTTAGCTGCTAGAATCGTCCCACCAACCTGCTTCCGGAATGGGCTTAGAACCTTCTGCTGCACAAGAAAGTTTGGGAAGAAAGCAACTGGTGGAACCTATAAGAGAGAAAGTTtagtacacaaaaaaaaaatcaaatagattTATTCAATGGACCCAAAGAAAATTAGACTCACCTCGGTTATTCTAGCGACAGTTGCACTGCTTTTCAAACTGTTTAAGTAGCTCAACGAATGTACCTGATGATACACAATAACCGTATTACATAGATTACACAACCCTCAGGAACCTGTCTAATAGCCACATTCAACTGTATGTATATTTCAGACATGTAAGAGAGAAGTCAAGTAAGTACCACTAGAAGATCACTGTTGGAAGCTTCTAGAGGCTCAACGATTGATTTCTCCTCCAAGAACCCATCAGAAACAAGGAACTTACAAACTCTACGCCACTTGGTTGAATCAAACGGATGCCTTGCACGTATCAGATAACAAGAATGATTCTAATTTACAAGAATCCTTCAAGATTCAAGACAGTTTCTTAGAATTGGTCAAAGATTTGGGTATATATACTCACAACTTCTCAATCCCCATGAAGGAGATGTCGTATGCTGATGAATAGATGATCGAAACCTTTGATTCGGGGACGTTGAAGTAGAGTTTGCTGGAAAGGATTCGTTCTCGCCTGAGAGCTTCCGGGTGAGTCTCCATCGAGAACGATGACATTTCGGATGACTGAAAGCAACGGTAGATAAATTGGGAGACTTTGATGGCGGAAAACGTGAATAGCAAGTAAACAGCTGAGTCACGAGTTAAATCGGTCCATGTCGAGATAACTCGGACATCTTTCATGACTGAAGCGGCGAGTTATGTTTTTGTTCTGTTCTGTAAGAAAGATATTTGATACAGATGACAACTTTCCAGACGCGCGGAAGACGCGCGTTTTGCTGACTTTCTCTtggtcatttaaaaaaaaaaagaactcataGCAAAgactttttttcttattattgtttatgaaatgtttttttttaaaccagcAAACTTGCAATTTATTAAACCTCTACAACTGCTGTACTGCAAGattcttaataattttattagaaattaatataataatgattacgtttgtcaaatttgaaaatatctattcaaattttttatcatgtTGATTTTAGAAAATCAACTAAAACTTGTAATGCAGATGTTTTctagtttttcttatatgtcATATCACTGATTCCTTCAGCCATTCAAAACTCATATAGTGTGATAGAATGAATTAGATATCATACTATTTGATCTGAGTTTGATACATTTTTTAGCATACCAGCAAATAATCAAATTGCCTGTTACGAAACTATTATGTAAACTGCGTGGATCCAAATCCAACCAAACAATAGTAATTTTGTTTCCAACAGAAATTGAAACGAAAAGAGTTTACGCCGGGTGTTCTTTTACATCAACATCAACACTAATTTTCATGGTTTTTACTCAGGATTAGAGATCACCTACACTATTTtgtaatataagaaataatgaAATATTTACGGCTTTCTCTTTAGTATCGTAAATTTTCATGTATACTTATGTGTGTGTATCTATATAACCATATGTATATCTGTGTCAATAAACTAACGTCCTAGTCTAACAAAAAGAGGtaagaaaatgaataaaaatattgattggTAAGATCTAAACATGTAGTTTAGTGGTTATAGCCATGCTATAACTATGTTATCACGTGGATTTAACCCGTATAATGAatgtttttgattaaaaatcgTATAGAAGTATTGAATTAATCACCATTTCCAAACCCATTTGCTTTTGAGTATATCAACAAAGCTCTTACGACCATTATCATTCCTTACGATCCTTCTCTGATAGAAACCATCTCTCTTCGCCACCCAAATGCACTCGTCGCCTCCGTCTCCACATTCTTTCCTGAACCCGCTCTGGACAGAGAACACTGTCACAACGTCTTGGCTCGTTGTTCCAAACCCGCTACGAAACTGGCACCGGAACTCGGTTTTCTGGAAAGGCCACATGTTCATTGTCGTGAACTTCCATACCCGTGATTGCATTGGCTTTAGCGTATCCCACCCTAGGGCGTCCTCGTTCGACCAGCACCGCACGGCCAGCTTCAATTTCCGGACACCAGTCACCCCCGAGATTTCGTTCTTTAGCTCTAGACGACCCGCCATGGTTGGTGCTGGTAACAATGCTGCGACCACAGCCGCCGCCACAAACAAGCACCAGCCTTGGTTTCTCCCCATTTAGACTGAACGAGggcaatgttttttttaattattaactgATTTTGTTGAGTCTTGAGGCTTATGGAACAAATTGGAACACGTGAAGGTGTTACTgggttatatttatataaatgtccATTACATGGTAATTAGACCGTTACTGTTGCCGCTTCCAAATATAGAAGTACTAGAAGCTATTTTCATCTATATTTGGAGATTAAACAGAGCAAATCCCAAAGGTTGAAAAATAAAGTGTACTGTTTCAGAAACTTCGATCATCGTCATCATCCTCTTAGAGATTTTTTTATCACAGGTTGAAAATTTAGAACGTTACGtttgaatgaatgaatgatatCATTTTATCGCATATAGTTTCGTAATTTTTAACCATCCAGAATAGAGATGGCAGTCATGGATATGGACCGCGGGCCTGGCCCGTAAAGGACTGTCGTGGGACGGTATTGGGACGAGGTTTTCTAGGTCCGCAAATATGCGGGCCTCGCGGGACGGGTCTTTGTGGGATTGGGCCTTTTGCGGGATGAGTCTTTTGCGGGACTAGGTCTTTTACATGGACccgtattttttttcttcattttttattttacttaagaACGAGAAAGAGAGTGAGAAGAAAGCGATTCTTGTGATTTTTCCCCCATAAAACATAAGGAATTCCGGcgatgatgattcgagctccAGTGATGATGATTTGAGCTCCGGCGATGACGACTCCAGCTCCAGCGATGACGATTCAAATTCTGGTGgtgtttttgatttgtttttttttctttttattacacaCAACTATGAATTGCTTTATTACAATGTCCAGTACTGTGAAGtggtgtttttcttaaattaaatttggttacaaTTGTGTTGTTTAGGAGAAAAGTTAGTTATATATCATGTCACTTGTATACTTTGACTTTATACTTTGGCAAAGTGATTCACGAATTTTTTTGCaatctaaataattaaaaaaagtgaTGGTTTGATAAAGACATACAACACTTGAGCCAAATTATTACAAATACAACAATTCAATCAGATTCAAACTTAACAAAATCTTATGCTTATAACAAAAGAAGACTTTTAGCTCACGAACGGAGCTTTGtggcattgattttgataaggTTTTAGTGAAGTTTAATGAGCTCTCTACAACTCTCTTACGCAACTCTTCTAATTGAGCATTCATAAAAGAAACTGTAGCAGGCAGTTTGATAAGGAGGCATCCCGCGGGACGGCCCGCGAAGGCCTATATATTTTACGGTACGGGTTTGAGCCAGCATTTTGAAGACCGCAGCTCGCACGGAACAGGCCTGCTGTGACCCGCTCGACGACTAACCCGCCGTGGTACGGGACGGAACGGGATGGGTAAACAAGTTTTCAcctttaaaatctattaaaaatgaaGTTCATTATATTAGTCTAGTGTTAAAACATTATTACTAGAGTATATTGTATCAATTCCACCAAATGGCGATTAGCTTCTTTGAtgattatcttctttttttttgaatgaatgtaaaattttattcaatcaaAACTTTGTACATCAAGTGCTTCTGTTGTGTTTGTAAGAAACTTCTATACTCTAGATTCtatgaaaaaaatatcttcATGGTGGTCTCTCTCTTGTTGCAAACCAAGTGGTCAAGCTCTCCTCAAGATACTTTTGCCCCAGCCCCTTGACTGAGAGTAGCTTGAGTCTGATTGTTTTATCTACAAATTTGGTGATGACATTCACAGTTTGCGGCTGTTCTCCATGTCTACGGGCATTTTGCTCTCTCCACAGCGCATGTACCGTAGCTTGAAAGGTGTAGCGGATAAGGAACTTCTTTGTCGGTGGCAAGCTTGTGTTGGAGATGATCTCTACAACGTCGTTCCAAGATGTAGTGAACGCATTCTGGAGAATCCCACCAGCCAGTGATTTCCAGATTTGTTTTGAGTAGTTGCAGCTGAAGAAGAGATGGTGGCAGGTTTCATCAGCTGCATCACAGAGCACACATTTGCTGTAGCGTTCCACCGGTTTATCCTATCACATGTCTGCAGTCGTTGTCGGAGTGCAACCTATACGAGGAAGGAATATTTCGGTGTGTACTGTGTGAACCATACCCCTTGACTCCACTCACAGACTACCTGAGCCGATCGCAACTGCAGCCATGTTTTCTTCGTAGAAACTGTATTCATTGATAATGTACGGTATCCAGCTATAAAATCTATTAACAGTAAACAACAAAACATAATCATAGATACgttttttttctctcattttcaccatttataaatttacacattatatttttggttttattaacaCGAATAACAACATACAGAGACGAAAATCACGACATTGTTACGATCTTCATACTGATCAACATCAGTGAAATTGTTAATTTAGCTCCAAGCTTCCTGGAGGACATCATGTTGAACATACTCATTCCACCTCTCGTTACCATACTTGTTACTAAAAAATTTGGTCTTCCACTGTCTCAAGTAGAGTCCATCCTTCTTAACGACCCAAGTGCATTTGTCCCTGTCCCCACACTGCTCTTTCATCTCCCACGACACAACTAGCTGCTTGTCCACACGTCCGTATCCTGTATGGAAGTTGCAGTGAAAAAAGGTATGGAATAGCGACATAGCGAAGGACCAGTCCTTATGTTGATCTGGCCAGTCTTCTCGCCACCCTAGATCGTTGTCGCGGGACCAGCATTTGTACACAAGCCTCCTGTACCGACCCGAGAGCTCGTTCCTGATCTCCAGTTGAAATCCATGGGAGTGAGTCACCATCATTATGGTGATGATAAGTACAAGAGAAAAGTGCCCGTTGAGGGTTTGGGGGATCTTTTTTGACCCCATATGTGTAACTCTGTTTCTGTTCTTTATTATTTGCCCACTCgatctttttgttttgatttttgggACATAGATAGTGTTTCtacaaaaattactatttttagaaattgTAACGCCTATAAAGGATTCAGCTATTGCCGCGGGTCAAGGGGGAGGAACAAGTCATTAGCCTACATCcacattttattactttttttgtttgttcagtAAATTTGCAAAACAGGTTTTTTAAGCTTGTAATTATAAGATTTAATAGTAACTATTTAGAATCTgctttcaatgaaaaaatattggAAATATTGCAACTAGAGAAATACTTTACAACATGTCTTAAAAAGGTcaacataatttatataagcAACTAGCGaaataatttgtaaatttgatAATTCAAAATGAGATATAACAATAGTTAATACCACTGCTTAAGCATGAAGCAAGCATACTAATTAGAGGGTACGTGGCCTCAACAAACAGCAAAACCGGCCGGCTAATATATAATTGAAAACTTAGATCTTGAATAAATCCCACAGTTAGTGGTAATCCTCTAAGTGAACTTCGATGGGCTATATATAACCTATAAACATAGTTAAGTACAAGGATCTTAACATTAACCTGAAAATGGTGTCTCTAAATCTTTCTTTCGCCTTAGTATTTATCTTGGCAATCTTATTCACATTTGCTGAAGCCAACTACAGCAGAAAACTCCTGCAAACTCCCACTAACTACCAGCCAGCATATTCTCCTCCATCTCCTACTCCGGTTTATTCTCCCCCAGTTaatcctcctcctcctactcCGGTTACTTATCCTCCTCCTACTCCGGCTTATCCCCCTCCTGTTGCTCTTCCTCCTCCAGCTCCAATaaattctcctcctcctcccgcTCCGATCATTCCACCTTTGAAAGCTAATCCTTCTCCTCAAGCTTACAGAGCCTTTTACTACAGAaagtctcctcctcctccctccGGCAAACCTTGGTGGTGGTTGTTATGAGGCGTTAAAAAGTGGCTCAGGAAAGTACACTTGCAATGTTCTAAAACATTAAGAGTGCACCACTGTTGTCTTATAACATGGTTTTGATGTTTGTAGTGaggtattttgtattttattatttggaaTGTCAAATTTATTCAtcagcaaaaatataaatgttttgcgAGCTATTTGTATTTGCAATATGAAGCTAACACATTCGTTTGTTTGCCTTTTGCTTTTCCTGTTTTTAAATAATCGATTGTCAACaacattttacaaaaattaatattgtCTCCTACAAAAACATTCGTTTGTAACTAGAATAGTAATATAATGTAGAATATGCATTTTGTTCCAGATTATCTGACTTCCCACACTCGTAAGTATCTGTGTGATATTGTGGGTGTCATCCACACATCAAAGTTGTTATGATCATCCAATATTATAGAagaaacattttaattattgaacACAAATAGAGAGGTTTCTTTAACACAAAGACAAGTCAGATTGTAGAGCcaaattatgttaaaaataaagaattttcttatttttggtcGACATATTAAGATACAAAAGTACAATACATACCATTTTGGTACATATCACAGAAAGAACATAAACTACTATATTCTTCATCATTTCTTCTGTCTCTTTCTTGTGTTCTATACCTAATCGTCCTTTTCCTTGTCGTCATCATCATAATCTTTGTCATCGCTTGACATGGTGCGATTGCGTTCCGCTCTCAAAGCTTTTAACTGCCTCGGAGACCACGCCTTCCATGGCTCGACAAGCTTTTCAACAGGCCTTACCAACTCCATAAACCTTAACAAAATGTTGTGCGGATAGTACGTCTCAAAACCAACGAAATATATACCGTTCGGCTTGATGACGTATTTACACACATGTCCTCCGCACAACATAGATGTCATCGACAACGTCTTGATCTCGACATGCGCTGTCCCTTGGCTTGACAGGAAATGGCATATGTGAATCACCACGCCGTTTCCAAACGGCGGTACATCAAAATCCCATGAAAATTGCGTTTTGGGACGCGAGCTGTGCCACCGGAGGGATTTTTCAGATGACTTACACCGGTAGACAACTGATGGACGTTTTAAGCCGTACATTTCGTTTTTCATCGCTATCGTGAAACTTACATCTCCAACTTCTATCGATTCTACATAGAATATGATGACTTGCAACACAAAGCACCAGACTATACCGTTCTTGGCAATGCTATAGTCTCCTCTCATTTTCTTTCCTATTTTCTTATAAAGTTACTCAAGTTCTGAAttcttattgtttttctttttactttatgacactttcgttttcttttgcttttatatATTTACGAAAGGATACGAAAAGTTACGGAAGAAAA
This genomic interval from Brassica napus cultivar Da-Ae chromosome A6, Da-Ae, whole genome shotgun sequence contains the following:
- the LOC106352117 gene encoding probable protein phosphatase 2C 72, which translates into the protein MGHCFSLPSSSSEIHEENEHGDGNAVVCYGDEFGLDHYRPVHRPGSVCSIQGTKAINQDNAILYLGYGTEEAELCGVFDGHGKNGHMVSKMARNRLPSLLLTLKKELNEEPHACEEDEALKWEKACFNAFRLIDRELMLQVFNCSFSGSTAVVAITQGDDLMIANLGDSRAVLGTMTEDGEICAVQLTSDLTPDVPSEAERIRACRGRVHAMKAEPSSQRVWLPNQDIPGLAMSRAFGDFRLKDYGVIAVPEVSHHRITSKDRFLVLASDGVWDMLTNDEVVSLIWNSGKTQDMAAKLVAEVAEATWKKKLKSKKIDDITVICLFLQNKEQPSCTADV
- the LOC106348560 gene encoding histone deacetylase 2, with the protein product MKDVRVISTWTDLTRDSAVYLLFTFSAIKVSQFIYRCFQSSEMSSFSMETHPEALRRERILSSKLYFNVPESKVSIIYSSAYDISFMGIEKLHPFDSTKWRRVCKFLVSDGFLEEKSIVEPLEASNSDLLVVHSLSYLNSLKSSATVARITEVPPVAFFPNFLVQQKVLSPFRKQVGGTILAAKLAVERGWAINVGGGFHHCTAERGGGFCAFADISLCIHFAFLRLSISRVMIIDLDAHQGNGHETDLGDDSRVYILDMYNPEIYPYDYSARRFIDQKVEVMSGTSTDEYLRKLDKALEVAFRNFQPEMVVYNAGTDILDGDPLGLLKISPDGITSRDEKVFRVAREREIPVVMLTSGGYMKSNARVIADSIENLSRQGLIKTQLDSAST
- the LOC106350645 gene encoding uncharacterized protein LOC106350645, whose translation is MRGDYSIAKNGIVWCFVLQVIIFYVESIEVGDVSFTIAMKNEMYGLKRPSVVYRCKSSEKSLRWHSSRPKTQFSWDFDVPPFGNGVVIHICHFLSSQGTAHVEIKTLSMTSMLCGGHVCKYVIKPNGIYFVGFETYYPHNILLRFMELVRPVEKLVEPWKAWSPRQLKALRAERNRTMSSDDKDYDDDDKEKDD
- the LOC106352119 gene encoding extensin, with protein sequence MVSLNLSFALVFILAILFTFAEANYSRKLLQTPTNYQPAYSPPSPTPVYSPPVNPPPPTPVTYPPPTPAYPPPVALPPPAPINSPPPPAPIIPPLKANPSPQAYRAFYYRKSPPPPSGKPWWWLL
- the BNAA06G28040D gene encoding S-protein homolog 13, with translation MGRNQGWCLFVAAAVVAALLPAPTMAGRLELKNEISGVTGVRKLKLAVRCWSNEDALGWDTLKPMQSRVWKFTTMNMWPFQKTEFRCQFRSGFGTTSQDVVTVFSVQSGFRKECGDGGDECIWVAKRDGFYQRRIVRNDNGRKSFVDILKSKWVWKW
- the BNAA06G28050D gene encoding S-protein homolog 12, yielding MGSKKIPQTLNGHFSLVLIITIMMVTHSHGFQLEIRNELSGRYRRLVYKCWSRDNDLGWREDWPDQHKDWSFAMSLFHTFFHCNFHTGYGRVDKQLVVSWEMKEQCGDRDKCTWVVKKDGLYLRQWKTKFFSNKYGNERWNEYVQHDVLQEAWS
- the LOC106348561 gene encoding ferrochelatase-1, chloroplastic/mitochondrial-like is translated as MEATALSSGLRPLPNPNGYRLSRSCSQRKSLPLARFHSKETPFKKPQGLSFKTNVFEQAHHPVAGDLSYDDTTRSSVAEDKIGVLLLNLGGPETLNDVQPFLYNLFADPDIIRLPRPFQFLQGAIAKFISVVRAPKSKEGYAAIGGGSPLRKITDEQADAIRLALQAKNVSADVYVGMRYWFPFTEEAVQQIKKDKITRLVVLPLYPQYSISTTGSSVRVLQDLFRKDPYLARVPVAIIESWYQRRGYVNSMADLIQKELQTFSDPKEVMVFFSAHGVPVSYVENSGDPYQKQMEECIDLIMEELKSRGVQNNHILAYQSRVGPVQWLKPYTDEVLVDLGKNGVKSLLAVPVSFVSEHIETLEEIDMEYRELALESGIENWGRVPALGLTPSFITDLADAVIESLPSAEAMVNPSAGVSEDSESSDAFGYIMKMFFGSVLAFLLLLSPKMFHAFRNHLI